In Euphorbia lathyris chromosome 10, ddEupLath1.1, whole genome shotgun sequence, a single genomic region encodes these proteins:
- the LOC136208748 gene encoding uncharacterized protein isoform X1 produces MGVELESQDMEDVNFTDYDLVHHVRDALVSAGSGEGGSYHELVGVIHHQPRRGPDEIALLVTSLKALAGAVSYIDNIHHNTLLDSIFGMSMWSYSPDVMDALLELIIALAVSDGKYIDSCLDMLVSNFMPPMFLVETLKQARGLEKKEQVLSRVHTAFHDITNLVPMAASRLSSIVVDRMPTTFKKDLENDRLKFRTEIYVENMLRLESGAIGEFVGSMMLMAVVDMLIELDVAIGWDDILRDDSYKGIFAIELENADDLAADDDDIDYDELPRSLSYKNLGKNIVADLLDSLMVRMFEHLELCANNERLGEVFETLMDSFMLTILNTYKSKFAQFVMFYACALDPENCGVEFAKTLADRFVSGDNPLTRMSAVAYLASYLARANFLSAAFVASILKRLVDWCSEYCKIHNGYINPKGHRLFYSGCQAIMYVLCFRMRTIMDVPLLKSQLLLMPIESILKHDLGALKVCLPSIVEEFLKQAKAAHLFTTSETFIYEDLLESEFSRSFGGLERLDMFFPFDPCLLQKSDRSFIRPNYLYWKNVKPTYGSDEEDSSDEDIPEDFVGTNGQNIIGQGMLVSSIDEHHVDMDEFDYAMDKMSITPKKRGFGFGFGLGTQMPSKLRPSTSPESL; encoded by the exons ATGGGCGTGGAATTGGAATCCCAAGACATGGAGGATGTGAATTTCACTGATTATGACTTGGTTCACCATGTAAGGGATGCTCTCGTCTCCGCTGGTTCG GGAGAAGGTGGCAGTTATCATGAGCTTGTTGGTGTCATTCATCATCAGCCACGTCGTGGCCCTGATGAGATTGCACTTCTTGTG ACTAGTCTAAAGGCACTTGCTGGAGCAGTTTCTTATATAGACAACATTCATCATAACACTCTTCTTGATTCT ATTTTTGGGATGAGCATGTGGAGTTATAGCCCTGACGTGATGGATGCTCTCCTTGAACTGATTATTGCCCTG GCTGTTTCGGATGGAAAATACATTGATTCATGCTTGGACATGCTTGTAAGTAATTTCATGCCGCCAATGTTTCTGGTAGAAACACTAAAGCAGGCACGTGGTCTGGAAAAAAAGGAACAAGTTCTTTCTCGTGTACATACTGCTTTTCACGATATTACTAATTTGGTACCCATGGCGGCCTCAAGATTATCATCAATAGTTGTCGACAGGATGCCAACAACTTTTAAGAAGGATCTTGAGAATGACCGTCTAAAATTTCGA ACCGAGATATATGTAGAGAATATGTTAAGGTTGGAGAGTGGTGCAATTGGAGAATTTGTAGGAAGCATGATGCTTATGGCAGTGGTTGATATGCTGATAGAATTGGAT GTGGCTATTGGTTGGGATGACATTTTACGAGATGACTCCTATAAAGGCATCTTTGCAATTGAGCTAGAAAATGCAGATGACCTTGctgctgatgatgatgatattgATTATGACGAG CTTCCAAGATCTTTAAGTTACAAAAATTTGGGTAAAAATATCGTTGCTGATCTATTAGATAGTTTGATGGTGCGAATGTTTGAGCATCTTGAATTATGTGCAAACAATGAGCGTTTGGGTGAG GTGTTTGAAACTCTTATGGATTCTTTTATGCTAACGATCCTGAACACGTACAAGTCGAAGTTTGCACAG TTTGTAATGTTCTATGCCTGTGCGCTGGATCCTGAAAATTGTGGTGTGGAATTTGCCAAAACACTTGCGGATAGGTTTGTTTCTGGGGACAACCCACTTACAAG GATGAGTGCTGTAGCTTATCTTGCCAGTTATTTGGCTCGTGCAAATTTTCTTTCAGCTGCTTTTGTTGCTAGTATATTGAAAAG GCTGGTGGATTGGTGTTCAGAATATTGTAAAATCCACAATGGCTACATTAACCCAAAAGGACATCGACTCTTCTATTCTGGATGTCAG GCTATAATGTACGTGCTATGCTTCCGTATGAGGACAATTATGGATGTTCCTTTGCTAAAATCTCAGCTTCTCCTCATGCCTATAGAGTCTATCTTGAAGCACGATTTGGGTGCTCTGAAG GTGTGCCTTCCATCTATAGTAGAAGAGTTTCTCAAACAAGCAAAAGCGGCTCATCTCTTCACCACATCTGAAACTTTCATTTACGAAGATTTGTTAGAATCTGAGTTTTCCCGCAGTTTTGGTGGCCTGGAGAGACTAGACATGTTCTTCCCATTTGACCCATGTTTGCTACAAAAATCTGACAG GAGTTTCATCCGGCCAAACTACTTGTACTGGAAGAACGTTAAACCTACATATGGCAGCGATGAGGAAGACAGCAGTGACGAAGATATCCCGGAGGATTTCGTGGGCACGAACGGGCAGAATATTATAGGTCAAGGAATGTTGGTGAGTAGTATAGATGAACATCATGTTGATATGGATGAATTTGACTACGCAATGGACAAAATGTCAATTACACCTAAGAAAAGGGGGTTCGGGTTTGGATTCGGACTTGGAACACAAATGCCCTCAAAATTAAGACCATCGACAAGTCCCGAGTCTTTGTAA
- the LOC136208748 gene encoding uncharacterized protein isoform X2, with amino-acid sequence MNTLKSQKGEGGSYHELVGVIHHQPRRGPDEIALLVTSLKALAGAVSYIDNIHHNTLLDSIFGMSMWSYSPDVMDALLELIIALAVSDGKYIDSCLDMLVSNFMPPMFLVETLKQARGLEKKEQVLSRVHTAFHDITNLVPMAASRLSSIVVDRMPTTFKKDLENDRLKFRTEIYVENMLRLESGAIGEFVGSMMLMAVVDMLIELDVAIGWDDILRDDSYKGIFAIELENADDLAADDDDIDYDELPRSLSYKNLGKNIVADLLDSLMVRMFEHLELCANNERLGEVFETLMDSFMLTILNTYKSKFAQFVMFYACALDPENCGVEFAKTLADRFVSGDNPLTRMSAVAYLASYLARANFLSAAFVASILKRLVDWCSEYCKIHNGYINPKGHRLFYSGCQAIMYVLCFRMRTIMDVPLLKSQLLLMPIESILKHDLGALKVCLPSIVEEFLKQAKAAHLFTTSETFIYEDLLESEFSRSFGGLERLDMFFPFDPCLLQKSDRSFIRPNYLYWKNVKPTYGSDEEDSSDEDIPEDFVGTNGQNIIGQGMLVSSIDEHHVDMDEFDYAMDKMSITPKKRGFGFGFGLGTQMPSKLRPSTSPESL; translated from the exons ATGAACACTCTTAAGAGTCAGAAG GGAGAAGGTGGCAGTTATCATGAGCTTGTTGGTGTCATTCATCATCAGCCACGTCGTGGCCCTGATGAGATTGCACTTCTTGTG ACTAGTCTAAAGGCACTTGCTGGAGCAGTTTCTTATATAGACAACATTCATCATAACACTCTTCTTGATTCT ATTTTTGGGATGAGCATGTGGAGTTATAGCCCTGACGTGATGGATGCTCTCCTTGAACTGATTATTGCCCTG GCTGTTTCGGATGGAAAATACATTGATTCATGCTTGGACATGCTTGTAAGTAATTTCATGCCGCCAATGTTTCTGGTAGAAACACTAAAGCAGGCACGTGGTCTGGAAAAAAAGGAACAAGTTCTTTCTCGTGTACATACTGCTTTTCACGATATTACTAATTTGGTACCCATGGCGGCCTCAAGATTATCATCAATAGTTGTCGACAGGATGCCAACAACTTTTAAGAAGGATCTTGAGAATGACCGTCTAAAATTTCGA ACCGAGATATATGTAGAGAATATGTTAAGGTTGGAGAGTGGTGCAATTGGAGAATTTGTAGGAAGCATGATGCTTATGGCAGTGGTTGATATGCTGATAGAATTGGAT GTGGCTATTGGTTGGGATGACATTTTACGAGATGACTCCTATAAAGGCATCTTTGCAATTGAGCTAGAAAATGCAGATGACCTTGctgctgatgatgatgatattgATTATGACGAG CTTCCAAGATCTTTAAGTTACAAAAATTTGGGTAAAAATATCGTTGCTGATCTATTAGATAGTTTGATGGTGCGAATGTTTGAGCATCTTGAATTATGTGCAAACAATGAGCGTTTGGGTGAG GTGTTTGAAACTCTTATGGATTCTTTTATGCTAACGATCCTGAACACGTACAAGTCGAAGTTTGCACAG TTTGTAATGTTCTATGCCTGTGCGCTGGATCCTGAAAATTGTGGTGTGGAATTTGCCAAAACACTTGCGGATAGGTTTGTTTCTGGGGACAACCCACTTACAAG GATGAGTGCTGTAGCTTATCTTGCCAGTTATTTGGCTCGTGCAAATTTTCTTTCAGCTGCTTTTGTTGCTAGTATATTGAAAAG GCTGGTGGATTGGTGTTCAGAATATTGTAAAATCCACAATGGCTACATTAACCCAAAAGGACATCGACTCTTCTATTCTGGATGTCAG GCTATAATGTACGTGCTATGCTTCCGTATGAGGACAATTATGGATGTTCCTTTGCTAAAATCTCAGCTTCTCCTCATGCCTATAGAGTCTATCTTGAAGCACGATTTGGGTGCTCTGAAG GTGTGCCTTCCATCTATAGTAGAAGAGTTTCTCAAACAAGCAAAAGCGGCTCATCTCTTCACCACATCTGAAACTTTCATTTACGAAGATTTGTTAGAATCTGAGTTTTCCCGCAGTTTTGGTGGCCTGGAGAGACTAGACATGTTCTTCCCATTTGACCCATGTTTGCTACAAAAATCTGACAG GAGTTTCATCCGGCCAAACTACTTGTACTGGAAGAACGTTAAACCTACATATGGCAGCGATGAGGAAGACAGCAGTGACGAAGATATCCCGGAGGATTTCGTGGGCACGAACGGGCAGAATATTATAGGTCAAGGAATGTTGGTGAGTAGTATAGATGAACATCATGTTGATATGGATGAATTTGACTACGCAATGGACAAAATGTCAATTACACCTAAGAAAAGGGGGTTCGGGTTTGGATTCGGACTTGGAACACAAATGCCCTCAAAATTAAGACCATCGACAAGTCCCGAGTCTTTGTAA
- the LOC136209366 gene encoding uncharacterized protein, producing MGDQPLKSDKSFDEDCKQYVLVKKDDKVICRTQCLNPPENLPPCWHIHDIVKRAELTIRPDLPHCCLRPAPESSRDKNEWGLFLSYLHNWNKVAIANCTSCQFYIFPPEAAGCTHIRVAYQQGKASNKHSGQKHCESVVDTTEVRKNIDPDENCCNSSTMSPIHNVKELVSGKDVYMKKIPKIEENDDCVKFPESSDALKGCDPTKRHQSCSVKREASLVKNYVRADPSYLQTLGQAHSGWIFGAIAELVDNSRDAKASRLDISIESVYSKRAGKRIPMLSIIDDGCGMAHEEIVKMTCFGHKRPDIDDVNRIGRFGVGFKTGAMRLGKDALVLTQTAKSRSIAFLSQSLNEGKDDLEIPTISYRREGQFMEIDTDVQSEASAKYNLKAVKEFSHFDKYLIGEKAGLFQGNHTATATGTHVYIWNLDEWGKDYCLEWTTGLPGGSSFHKGDILIRSRRVRSRPGQMSQKVPLDYSLRAYLEVIFLVPRMRIYVQGSLVKSRPLAQSLNQTSEVVGNICGRSVHLTLGRCQLEWEQGNCGMFLYWHGRLIEAYKRVGGMVHSGEVGRGVIGVIDVSDLMVMDDGSSRVSVHNNKQGFLDCEPYARLEEWLGKKADEYWDKNYDTVQLKKGGLLYKPDDEWVQCNKCRKWRMLISGFDSNNLPLEWFCYMKPFEGSCETLEQKIQHGVITVSTKRSGYASPDVEDDATITSEGGSDSDANRDDNQTKKNKQGFKRIWKGLPRTSKKGK from the exons ATGGGAGACCAGCCATTGAAATCAGATAAAAGTTTCGACGAAG ATTGCAAGCAATATGTTTTGGTGAAGAAGGATGATAAAGTTATATGTCGGACTCAATGCTTAAATCCTCCCGAAAACTT GCCTCCATGTTGGCATATACATGACATTGTCAAAAGAGCAGAGTTGACTATCCGTCCTGAtctacctcattgttgtttacGCCCTGCTCCAGAGTCTTCTCGCGACAAAAATGAATGGGGACTTTTTTTGTCTTATCTTCATAATTGGAATAAG GTTGCAATTGCAAACTGTACATCTTGTCAGTTTTATATATTTCCTCCCGAAGCTGCTGGATGTACCCACATTAGAGTTGCATATCAGCAGGGGAAAGCATCCAACAAGCATAGCGGTCAAAAGCATTGTGAATCAG TTGTGGATACAACAGAGGTACGGAAAAACATAGACCCAGATGAGAACTGCTGTAACAGTAGCACAATGTCACCTATTCACAATGTTAAAGAGTTGGTTTCTGGGAAAGatgtatatatgaaaaaaattccGAAAATCGAAGAAAATGATGATTGTGTTAAATTTCCAGAATCAAGTGATGCACTTAAAGGTTGTGATCCAACAAAAAGACATCAGTCTTGTAGTGTGAAACGGGAAGCGTCTTTAGTGAAAAATTATGTGCGAGCAGACCCAAGTTACTTGCAAACTCTTGGTCAAGCACATTCAGGATGGATTTTTGGTGCAATAGCTGAGCTTGTTGATAATTcaagagatgcaaaagcaagCAG ACTGGATATTTCTATTGAAAGCGTATATTCAAAGAGAGCTGGAAAGCGTATTCCTATGTTGTCAATTATTGACGATGGATGTGGAATGGCCCATGAGGAGATTGTGAAAATGACTTGTTTTGGGCACAAGAGGCCAGATATAGATGATGTGAATCGTATAGGACGATTTGGTGTCGGATTTAAG ACTGGCGCGATGAGGCTTGGAAAGGATGCTCTTGTTCTTACACAGACTGCTAAGTCCAGATCCATAGCCTTTCTCTCACAATCTTTGAATGAAGGAAAAGAT GATCTGGAGATTCCCACCATAAGCTACCGTAGAGAAGGACAGTTTATGGAAATAGATACAGATGTCCAGTCTGAAGCTTCAGCAAAGTACAACCTGAAAGCTGTAAAGGAATTTTCACACTTTGATAAGTATTTGATTGGTGAAAAGGCAGGTTTGTTCCAGGGAAATCACACAGCTACAGCTACAGGGACACACGTATATATATGGAATCTAGACGAATGGGGCAAAGATTACTGTCTGGAATGGACTACGGGACTTCCTGGTGGTAGTTCCTTCCACAAAGGCGACATACTTATACGTTCTAGAAGGGTTCGGTCTCGTCCTGGTCAGATGAGTCAAAAG GTACCTCTAGATTATTCACTTAGAGCTTATCTAGAAGTCATATTCTTAGTTCCCCGGATGAGGATATATGTTCAAGGATCACTG GTTAAAAGTCGACCATTAGCACAATCTCTAAATCAGACTTCTGAAGTAGTAGGCAATATCTGTGGGAGAAGTGTTCACTTAACACTCGGTCGCTGTCAATTGGAGTGGGAGCAGGGAAATTGTGGCATGTTTTTATATTGGCATGGCCGCTTAATTGAG GCTTACAAAAGAGTTGGCGGCATGGTACATAGCGGAGAGGTTGGACGAGGCGTGATTGGTGTGATAGATGTTAGTGATCTTATGGTAATG GATGATGGGAGCTCACGTGTCTCGGTGCACAATAACAAGCAAGGTTTTCTCGATTGTGAACCATATGCACGACTAGAGGAGTGGCTAGGAAAAAAGGCGGATGAATATTGGGATAAGAATTATGATACTGTGCAACTT AAAAAGGGCGGTCTTCTTTACAAGCCTGACGACGAATGGGTTCAATGTAACAAGTGCAGAAAATGGAGGATGTTAATTTCCGGATTTGACAGCAATAACTTACCTCTAGAATG GTTTTGTTATATGAAACCTTTTGAGGGATCATGTGAAACTCTGGAGCAAAAGATTCAACACGGGGTGATTACGGTGTCTACGAAACGGTCTGGATATGCTAGCCCAGACGTTGAAGATGATGCTACAATTACATCAGAAG GCGGTAGCGATAGTGATGCCAATCGCGATGACAATCAAACGAAGAAGAATAAACAAGGTTTCAAGAGGATTTGGAAGGGACTTCCAAGGACTTCTAAGAAGGGTAAATAA